From the Solanum lycopersicum chromosome 10, SLM_r2.1 genome, one window contains:
- the LOC101256130 gene encoding probable sugar phosphate/phosphate translocator At3g14410 isoform X1 produces MADRERKLMSEGVLTYAYILLYISLSSGQIFFNKWVLSSKEINFPYPLALTLLHMVFSSVLCFVLTKVLKIMKVEEGMTLDIYISSVIPIGAMFAMTLWLGNTAYLYISVSFAQMLKAIMPVAVFILGVAAGLEMMSCRMLLIMSVISFGVLVASYGEININWVGVIYQMGGVVGEALRLIFMEILVKRKGLKLNPISVMYYVSPCSALCLLVPWIFLEKPKMDEQLTWSFHPIVLTLNCICTFALNLSVFLVISHTSALTIRVAGVVKDWVVVLLSALLFADTKLTLINLCGYAIAIAGVAAYNSHKLKKEATRVSSDESQATSSIPLVSSSTSNA; encoded by the exons ATGGCGGATCGAGAGAGAAAATTGATGAGCGAAGGTGTTTTAACTTATGCATACATACTTCTCTATATTTCCTTATCGAGTGGTCAGATCTTCTTCAACAAG TGGGTTTTATCATCAAAAGAAATAAACTTCCCGTATCCTCTTGCGCTGACGCTACTTCACATGGTCTTCTCCTCAGTACTATGTTTTGTGCTTACCAAAGTTCTCAAG ATAATGAAGGTTGAAGAAGGAATGACTCTAGACAT ATACATTAGCTCGGTCATCCCAATTGGTGCTATGTTTGCTATGACGCTTTGGCTTGGGAACACAGCTTACCTTTATATTTCTGTTTCATTTGCTCAGATGTTGAAAGCAATCA TGCCCGTAGCTGTCTTCATCCTTGGAGTTGCAGCTGGACTCGAAATGATGAGCTGCAGAATGCTTCTCATAATGTCTGTAATCAGTTTTGGTGTACTAGTAGCTTCTTACGGAGAAATAAACATCAACTGGGTTGGTGTCATCTACCAAATGGGAGGTGTTGTTGGAGAAGCTTTAAGGCTTATATTTATGGAGATTCTGGTAAAACGGAAGGGCCTCAAGCTAAACCCCATTTCTGTCATGTACTATGTTAGCCCATGCAG CGCTCTTTGCCTTTTAGTTCCATGGATCTTTTTGGAGAAACCAAAGATGGACGAACAACTAACATGGAGCTTTCACCCTATTGTTCTAACTCTAAATTGTATATGTACCTTTGCCTTGAATCTCTCTGTTTTCTTGGTGATCTCACATACAAGTGCCCTAACAATTCGTGTTGCTGGAGTTGTCAAAGACTGGGTGGTTGTACTGCTGTCTGCACTACTTTTTGCTGATACGAAGCTGACACTTATCAATCTTTGTGGTTATGCTATTG CTATTGCTGGTGTAGCTGCATATAACAGCCACAAGCTAAAGAAGGAAGCTACCCGAGTAAGCTCAGACGAGTCTCAAGCCACTTCGTCTATACCTTTAGTATCATCTTCAACGTCAAATGCGTAG
- the LOC101256130 gene encoding probable sugar phosphate/phosphate translocator At3g14410 isoform X2: MADRERKLMSEGVLTYAYILLYISLSSGQIFFNKWVLSSKEINFPYPLALTLLHMVFSSVLCFVLTKVLKIMKVEEGMTLDIYISSVIPIGAMFAMTLWLGNTAYLYISVSFAQMLKAIMPVAVFILGVAAGLEMMSCRMLLIMSVISFGVLVASYGEININWVGVIYQMGGVVGEALRLIFMEILVKRKGLKLNPISVMYYVSPCSALCLLVPWIFLEKPKMDEQLTWSFHPIVLTLNCICTFALNLSVFLVISHTSALTIRVAGVVKDWVVVLLSALLFADTKLTLINLCGYAIAIAGVAAYNSHKLKKEATRVSSDESQATSSIPLVSSSTSNA; this comes from the exons TGGGTTTTATCATCAAAAGAAATAAACTTCCCGTATCCTCTTGCGCTGACGCTACTTCACATGGTCTTCTCCTCAGTACTATGTTTTGTGCTTACCAAAGTTCTCAAG ATAATGAAGGTTGAAGAAGGAATGACTCTAGACAT ATACATTAGCTCGGTCATCCCAATTGGTGCTATGTTTGCTATGACGCTTTGGCTTGGGAACACAGCTTACCTTTATATTTCTGTTTCATTTGCTCAGATGTTGAAAGCAATCA TGCCCGTAGCTGTCTTCATCCTTGGAGTTGCAGCTGGACTCGAAATGATGAGCTGCAGAATGCTTCTCATAATGTCTGTAATCAGTTTTGGTGTACTAGTAGCTTCTTACGGAGAAATAAACATCAACTGGGTTGGTGTCATCTACCAAATGGGAGGTGTTGTTGGAGAAGCTTTAAGGCTTATATTTATGGAGATTCTGGTAAAACGGAAGGGCCTCAAGCTAAACCCCATTTCTGTCATGTACTATGTTAGCCCATGCAG CGCTCTTTGCCTTTTAGTTCCATGGATCTTTTTGGAGAAACCAAAGATGGACGAACAACTAACATGGAGCTTTCACCCTATTGTTCTAACTCTAAATTGTATATGTACCTTTGCCTTGAATCTCTCTGTTTTCTTGGTGATCTCACATACAAGTGCCCTAACAATTCGTGTTGCTGGAGTTGTCAAAGACTGGGTGGTTGTACTGCTGTCTGCACTACTTTTTGCTGATACGAAGCTGACACTTATCAATCTTTGTGGTTATGCTATTG CTATTGCTGGTGTAGCTGCATATAACAGCCACAAGCTAAAGAAGGAAGCTACCCGAGTAAGCTCAGACGAGTCTCAAGCCACTTCGTCTATACCTTTAGTATCATCTTCAACGTCAAATGCGTAG